GGATATCCGGAAAGACGGGCGGCGCACCGTGCGCCGCCCAATCTTTGGGAACGAAAGGATTTGAAATCGGGCCGATCGCTAGGCCGCAACGGTGTGGGCAAGCCAGCCGAGAGCGCTATCGCAGCCCCTTATGTGGTCGTGCTGCTAGGGCTGTTGGCGATTTCGTGAGGCATAGCGTTCTGAAACCTGTGAGGATCAGGCGAAGGCTCCCGTCATGGAGACTGAAACCTCCCAGAGGCGCCGCGCGACGTCAGGATCGATTGCCCAATTGGCAACTCCCTTACTGCCCAATTCGCCGCTGTAGAGTTGGGCGACGTCGAAGTCTTCGAGATAGTAGCCTCCAAGACCATCGAGTTCAGAGCCGACTGCTGCCCAGACCATGGTCGCAGCACCCTGTTCAGGGGTTTTGCGTCCGTTCGCCGGATCAATGCGCAAGTTTCCAAGCTCGTCATATGCATCAAAGCGTGCCAGGTGCTCGGGTGTCAGGTATCTGACGATATCCGTCAGAATCTGACCCGGGTGGAGCGAGAAAGCACGCACGCCGACGTCGCGGCCGCGCCTGTCGAGCTCAACTGCGAACAGCGCGTTCGCCGTTTTGGCCTGGCCGTACGCGAGCACACTGTCATAGGCTCGGCGCGAGAAATGAATGTCCTCGAAATTGATGCCTCCCGCCTGATGGGCCCGAGAGGAAACGCTCACGACGCGCGCGCCGTTGGCGCGCACAAGCGCGGGCCATATCGCAGCGGTCAGCCGGAAGTGGCCGAGGTGATTGATCGCAAACTGGCCCTCGTGACCCTCCGCGCTGCGCCACAATGGTGTCGCCATGACGCCGGCACTGTTTATCAGCATCGATACCGGCCGCCCAGAGGCGACGAGCCCGGCTCCGAATGCTGCGATCTGGCCAGAATCGGTGAGGTCGAGATCGACGATCGTCACGTTGGGCAGATCGGCGAGATTGCGTTCGGCCTTCGATCGATCACGGGCGGGAACGATTACAGCGGCGCCGACGCCAGCAAGAGCTCGGGTGGCCTCGAGTCCAAGGCCCGAATAGCCGCCGGTGATGACCGCAGTGGTCCCGTTGAGATCGAGCCCGGTGACCACCTCGCTCGCGGTGCTGGCGATGCCAAAACGCGTCGCAATGGAATGCTGACTATGCATGGATATCTCCGTGATGCTTGTGCCGCCCACATATCGGCACTAAGCCTGGAGGCTCCATCGTCAAAACGCCAAGTTACTGTCGTGATCGTCCAAAAGCCTAAAGAAGATGTACTTTCGTCCGTTCTAGAATGCTTGCACGCGCGTGCGCTTTGCTCGATGCGGTTGGAGGCCGCCGGAAGATGGGCCATCCATTTTCCCCTCCCGCGGGTAGTCAAGTTTGACGTGGTCCGGCGCGGCGAATGCTGGTTGCGCCTTTCGGACGCCGAACCAGTGCGGATTGGTGCCGGTGATTGCGTCATCGTGGCAGGTGTGCCGTATGAGCTTGCCAGTGATCCGGATACACCCGCGATCCCCGCGCAAGAGCTGTTTGCGACAGGCGGCATCGCACAAATTGGCGACACGCCGGATTTCGCTGTCCTCGGCGGAACGCTTCAACTCGACGCCGTCGATAGTCTCTTTGTAACCGGTGTACTGCCTTCGGTCGTGGTCATGCGAGCGGATGAAATGGCACCGGTCGGATGGCTTTTGGAACAGTTAGACCGCGAATGGAACAGCGGCATGCCGGGAGCTCGGTTGGCCAGCAACGACCTGATGCGCCTTGCCTTCATTCACGGGTTGCGCGCTCATTTGGCGAAACTCGGTGAGGGGGTTGGATGGCCGCACGGCTTGATCGACCGAAACCTGGCGCCAGCAATGCAAGCCATTCATGCCGAGCCGATGCGCGCCTGGACCGTAAGCGAGTTGGCGCGTATCGCAGGGCAATCGCGCTCCGGATTTGCCGCCAGATTTCGCGCCCGTGTGGGGCTGTCGCCTATCGAGTATCTCGCGCGCTGGCGCGTACGATTGGCAGCTGCCCGGCTGCGTAGAAGTGACGCCCCGATATCACGCATCGCAATGGAACTTGGATTTGCGACGGACAGCGGATTCAGCGCCATGTTCCGAAGGGTGACGGGCATGTCGCCGCGGCAATATCGGAGCCGGCGTGGGGAGTCCGTGATGGCTCTTGAGCCAGAGGTCCACGCGCGCGTTAGGCCGCCTCGAGCCGGCTGAACCGGACCGGGATGAGTTGCTGCGCCTCCAGTTGTCCTGCCGAATCCTTGTCGATGATCGTCAGCACCTGTTCTTCAGATCCCACAGGAAGAACCAGACGACCCATCGGCTTCAGTTGCTCAAGCAAAGCCGGCGGCGCCTCCTCAGCCGCCGCCGTGACCAGAATCTTGTCGAATGGGGCGTGCTCAGGCCAGCCGCGTGTTCCGTCGCCGATACGAATGCCGACATTTGAAATGCCGAAGCCCTGCAGGAGAGTCTCGGCATGGCTTGCGAACTCCTCGATGATTTCGACGCTCCAAACTTGCCCGGCGAGTTCCGCGAGAATTGCGGTTTGGTAGCCCAGGCCGGTCCCGATCTCGAGCACTGCCTCATGCGGTTGGGGAGCAAGGAGATCGGTCATGAGGGCGACCATGAAGGGCTGCGACACGGTTTTGTCGAAGCCTATCGGCAGTGGCATGTCCTGGTAGGCGAAGGGCGCAGCCGCAGCGGGTACGAAGAGGTGGCGGGGCACCCGCAGCATCGCTGCCATAACCCGTTCATCGAGCGCCGCCTTGCCCAGTTCTTCGCTTTCAAGGTCGGCATAGATTGCAATCACCTCGACCATGTGCCTGCGCAGAATC
The genomic region above belongs to Sinorhizobium mexicanum and contains:
- a CDS encoding SDR family NAD(P)-dependent oxidoreductase, with product MHSQHSIATRFGIASTASEVVTGLDLNGTTAVITGGYSGLGLEATRALAGVGAAVIVPARDRSKAERNLADLPNVTIVDLDLTDSGQIAAFGAGLVASGRPVSMLINSAGVMATPLWRSAEGHEGQFAINHLGHFRLTAAIWPALVRANGARVVSVSSRAHQAGGINFEDIHFSRRAYDSVLAYGQAKTANALFAVELDRRGRDVGVRAFSLHPGQILTDIVRYLTPEHLARFDAYDELGNLRIDPANGRKTPEQGAATMVWAAVGSELDGLGGYYLEDFDVAQLYSGELGSKGVANWAIDPDVARRLWEVSVSMTGAFA
- a CDS encoding AraC family transcriptional regulator, with protein sequence MIVQKPKEDVLSSVLECLHARALCSMRLEAAGRWAIHFPLPRVVKFDVVRRGECWLRLSDAEPVRIGAGDCVIVAGVPYELASDPDTPAIPAQELFATGGIAQIGDTPDFAVLGGTLQLDAVDSLFVTGVLPSVVVMRADEMAPVGWLLEQLDREWNSGMPGARLASNDLMRLAFIHGLRAHLAKLGEGVGWPHGLIDRNLAPAMQAIHAEPMRAWTVSELARIAGQSRSGFAARFRARVGLSPIEYLARWRVRLAAARLRRSDAPISRIAMELGFATDSGFSAMFRRVTGMSPRQYRSRRGESVMALEPEVHARVRPPRAG
- a CDS encoding protein-L-isoaspartate(D-aspartate) O-methyltransferase; the protein is MKPMNEEHLAILRRHMVEVIAIYADLESEELGKAALDERVMAAMLRVPRHLFVPAAAAPFAYQDMPLPIGFDKTVSQPFMVALMTDLLAPQPHEAVLEIGTGLGYQTAILAELAGQVWSVEIIEEFASHAETLLQGFGISNVGIRIGDGTRGWPEHAPFDKILVTAAAEEAPPALLEQLKPMGRLVLPVGSEEQVLTIIDKDSAGQLEAQQLIPVRFSRLEAA